The following nucleotide sequence is from Campylobacter anatolicus.
GCTTAAAAAAAAGTTGCTATATCACGCTGTGATCGATGATGTAGATATTAGCTATATACGTCTTCCTAGGAGTGATTATATATTGTCATTTATATTTGATAAATTTGTAAAAAAAGAGTACATAAACGATAGTGGAACATATATATTTAAAGAGGCAAACTCAGATACACACTACGAGCTTTCGGTAAAAGATGGCGAGATAAAAAGGCTTGTTTTAAGGATATTTAAAGATGAAGAGATAAAGACAGAGATAGAGTATTGGTGATGAATGCAACAAAGATAACACTGCTAAAAACATTAGAACAAAATGGACTTATATCGCCACAAATGGCACTTGAACTTGAAAATTTACAAAGTACAAAATTAATTGAGTTTTTATCTAAAAAAGGTGTAAGTGAGAATGAGATTATATCAAATTTAGCTGAGCTTTACAAACAAGGACACGTCGATATAAACGATATAGCAAATGACTTATGCATAGATATAAAGAGTTTTTTAAAGCAGGTTTGTGAGAAATTTAAACTAGATTTTATAGATCTTGATGATATAGATATAGATTACAGAATTTGTGAGAGCTTAAGTGTCAATCAGCTACGAAACTACGGTGCATTACCTATAAAAGACGATGATATAAACGTATATGTCGCATTTAAAAATCCTTTTGATTTCATCGCACAAGATAAAATTCAAAATCTCTTTAGCCAAAAACTACTAAAAGTCATCTGTGCTAACCCAAACCAAATCGAAAAATACACAACAAAACTAGCTATAAATGAAAATATCAAAGATATAATCACCGATATACGCAAGGAGCTTTCAAGTTCAGCAAACTCCTCAAATACCCAAAACTCAGGGATATTAAATTTAATAGATGTTATCTTAAAAACTGCAATCCAAAGCCATGCTAGTGATATACATATCGAACCAACACCAACAAACTGCATTATAAGAAGCCGAATAGATGGAATGTTAAGCGAAACATTTATATTTGATAAAGACATATATCCGCCATTGCTTAGTCGCATAAAACTGCTTTGCAATATGGATATCACTGAGCGAAGAAAACCTCAAGATGGAAGGTTTTCTACTCAAATTTTAGATAAAGAGTATGATTTTCGTATTTCAACACTGCCGATATTAAACGGCGAAAGCGTCGTTATACGCATCCTTGATAAATCAAAAGTTATTATAAATTTAGAAAATTTGGGTATGAACGAGAAAAATTTCATAAAATTTAAAAAAGCGATGTCAGAGCCTTATGGCATCATACTAGTTACTGGACCAACTGGAAGCGGTAAGACGACAACGCTTTATGGTGCATTAAATGATATAAAAAATGTCAAAACAAAGATAATCACCATAGAAGATCCTATCGAATATCAGCTAAATATGATCCAGCAAGTCGCAGTAAATGAAAAAACAGGACTAAGCTTTGTCTCTGCCCTACGCTCGATCCTACGTCAGGATCCAGATATTATAATGATCGGCGAGATACGCGATCAAGAGACACTTCGTATCGCAATCCAGTCAGCACTTACTGGACACTTAGTCTTCTCTACACTTCACACAAATGATGCTATAAGTGCTCTACCTAGGATGATAGATATGGGCATTGAGCCATATTTAGTTAGTGGGGCACTCATATGTATCCAAGCACAACGTCTAATACGTAAACTTTGTCCACATTGTAAACAAAAGATCACATTACCACACGATACATTTAAAAGGCTTGAAGGATATCTACCACAAAACTATCAGTTTTACGCTCACGTTGGCTGTCCTAGATGTGCTCAAACTGGCTATATAGGACGAGAAATGATAAGCGAAGTGCTTCCTGTTACCGATAAACTACAAAGCTTAATTGCAAATAATGCAAACAAAGACGAACTAAAAAGAGCGGCTTACGAAGAGGGTTTTGTAGATATATTTAGCGATGGGATATTGTGTGCAGCACGTGGTATAACGACGATCGAAGAAGTCTACAGGGTTGCTAAGATATGAAAATTTTTAATCTCGAGTGTGAAAATGATGGTAAACATCATAAGATTACGCTAAAAACTGATAATAAATTTGACACAAAAAGCTTAGCAACTATAAACAATCGTGGAACTATCACAAAAATCGCTACAAGCAAACCCATAGCAATAGCTCAAAATAGCAAAATTTTACAAAATTTTTTATCGCCAAAGATAAAGCTACCATCTTTGATAGCAACTATCAGGCAACTAAGCGTGATGAGTAATGCTGGTATATCTATACACGATAGCATAAAAGAGGTCGTAAATTCAAGTGATGATAAACAACTAAAACAGACTTTCAAGCATATAAACGATGAACTAAATCAAGGTTTGAGTCTAAGTAGTGCTGTTTTGAGCTATAGGCAAGAGCTAGGCGATATCTGCATATCTATGGTGCGACTTGGCGAAAGTACTGGAAATATCGCAAATGCCTTTGAAAAACTAGCAAATATCCTTGATGAGTTATGGCAAAATCAACAAAAATTTAAAAAAGCCATTCGATATCCGATACTTGTTATAACTACGATTATAGTTGCTTTTATTATTATGATGATAGCTGTTGTGCCTAAATTTAGAGAGATTTTTGAGCAATTAAACGCAGAGCTACCTCTACCGACGCAAATTTTACTTTTTACGCAAAGTTTTATTAGTGACTATGGTGCATTTATTTTAATTATACTTGTAGTAAGTGGTGCTTTTATAAGAAATTTATATCTTAAAGATGAGCTTTTTCACGCTAAAATTGACACATTTTTACTGAAGGTTTATCTCATAGGCAAAATTATATTTTACTCAAATATGAGCCGTTTTCATCTGATATTTACAGAGCTTGTTCGTGCTGGATTACCAATAACAAATGCCCTTGATACAGCTATTATGACACTTTCAAATGCCAAGCTTAAAACTAAGCTAAACAGTGTAAAAATTTTAATCCGTCGTGGTATCAGCCTAACAGATGCTTTTAAACAAACTAAACTTTACGAAGGTATGCTTATACAGATGATAGGAGCTGGTGAACAAAGTGGTAGTTTAGATAGTATGCTTGAGAAAATAAGTGAGTATTATAAGGTCAAATTCAACGAAATAGTTGATAACATATCAAGCTATATCGAGCCGATACTGCTTATTTTTATAACCATTATGGTACTTATACTTTCACTTGGGATATTTATGCCGATGTGGGATATGGCACAAGCCGTAAAGAGCTAAATTTATGATATAATCCACTATATAAAGTATAATCCCAATATAAATTTAAGAAAGGAGCTCAATGATGCAAAGCAAAGAGCAAAAAGTAGATGCTAATGCATTTTTAGTCTCAAAAACCGATACAACTGGCAAGATAACCTATTGTAACGAACCATTTTTAAAAATAGTCGGTGCCAGACAGAGTGAATTGCTCGGGAAACCACACAATATCGTGCGTCATCCAGATATGCCACGCGTAATCTTTAAGTTTTTATGGGAGTATATCAAAAACAAAAGAGAAATTTTTGCATATGTTAAAAACAGAAGCTTTGATGGCTCTTTTTACTGGGTGTTTGCAAATATTACCGCTTCGCTTGACAATAACGGTAAGATCGTTGGCTACTACTCCGTAAGACGCAAACCAAACGAAAAAGCTCTACAGATAATAGAACCACTTTACAAACAGCTAAAATCAGCAGAACAAAATGGTGGCATAGAAGCCTCTCAAATGGAACTAGAAAAATTTTTAGCACAAAAGCAAACCACATACGATGAGTTTGTTAATAAACTACAAAGGCTTATATAATGTTTGGAAGAAAATCATCACATAATAACGAAGAGATATTAAAAGTAATACAATCTGCAAGAAATGGCATACTTGAGCCTCGTATAGTAAATATAGATGAAAAAAATCCGATGCATGAAATAGCACTTGGTATAAATGATTTATTAGATCAAATCGAGGCTCTTCAACGTGAAATTTCAACTTGCGTTAGTTCCGCACAAAATGGCATAACATATAGAAATATATTTTCCGAAGGTTTTCGTGGTGCATTTAATATAAATGCAGTTTCAATGAGCGAGGGAGTAGATGGCATAAAGGCGGCACAAACTAGCAAAGCACGCGGGATACTGTCTGAAAAATTTGATAAACTTGGCAATGGAAATAGTGGCATAAACGATGTCCAACGCGATCTAAATGAAAGTATAGAAAATCTAGGCAAAATGGCTGGAATAGCGAAGCAAACTGCTCAAACTGCTAATAAAACTATGGAAAATATGAATGAGCTAAGCTCAAATATGAACTCACTTGAAGAACTTATTAGTAACTCAACAAGTGCGATACATACGCTAAATAGCAGAACAGACGATATATCATCTGTTGTAAATCTCATAAAAGATATAGCCGAACAGACAAATTTATTAGCTTTAAATGCAGCCATAGAAGCAGCTCGTGCCGGTGAGCATGGAAGGGGATTTGCAGTCGTTGCAGACGAGGTGCGAAAACTAGCTGAAAATACACAAAAAGCTACAAATGAAATAAGCATAAGCATACAAACACTCCAACAAGAGACGAAAGAGATCAGCTCTAATGCAGAAGAGATCGACAAGATCGCAAAAGCAGCAAATGTCAATGTGCAAGAGTTTAAACAAACTTTAGATAAATTTAACCAAGACGCACAGACGACAGCAAGAACATCAAAATATGTTGAAAATAAAACTTTCGGCATAATCGCCAAAATATCACAAATCATCTACAAAACAAAAGCCTATTCCGATGTGATAAATGAAAAGGGCTACACGGATGACTTGAAAAATATAGCAGATGAGCTTTGCAAATGGTATGAAAACGAATGCAAAGAAAAATTTGACAAAACTAGCTCATATACGCACATGAAACCACTTATAGATGAGCTAAATTCGCTTATAAAAGAGAATATACTGCAAGCAGAAAATGGCTATAATAGCGAAAATTTACAAGAGTTTGTAATTAAATTTGAACGCATAGAAAATATTAGTAATGATATTTTCAAGCTTTATGACACGATTATACAAGAGAATAAAAGCTAAATAGCTCATTTGGCGATTGATTTTTTAATATCTTTCGCCAAAATTTAAATTTATAAATTAAAAATAATTTTTGTCAACTAAATCAAGCCAAGAGCTTTTTAGCAATTTCACTTATGCGTTTTGCGTCAGCACTCACTCCGATAGTCTCTTTAGCACTTTTCATAACCACTCCAAGATCTTTTATGCTACTTGCACCTATTGAGGCAATAATGGCTAAAATTTTAGCATTTAGCTCATCATCGTTTAGCTGTTTTGGTAGATACTTGCTGATTATATCTATCTCCTTTTGCTCCTTATTAGCCAAGTCTTTACGATCGCCTTTTAGATATAGCTCAACCGAATCTTGACGCTTTTTGATCTCTTTTTGCAAAAGTGGTAACACAACCTCATCGCTCATCTGTATACGCTGATCTACTTCGACCTGCTTAAGTGCCGCATTTACTGTGCGTAGCGTATCACGCACAAACTCATCTTTAGCTTTCATAGCTTCTTTAATATCAGATAAAATTTGCTCTCTTATACTCATATATATCCTTTCAAATTTTTAAAAATACTACCAAATTTTTGCTTTTTTAGCCTTTAAATTTCGCTGAATACAGATACTCAACACCAACACCTTCACGCAATCCATCATCTATAACGATGAGCTTTGCCGTCTCATCTTTTAAAATTTGCTCAAACAATATCATACCGGCGATTAGTGGCATACGACGATTTGTACCGACAGCGATATCAGCACTCACGTCATCAAGTCTAAAAATCCACTCACAAAGCTCGATAAAGTCGTAAAATTTTAACTCGCTACCGTTTATTTGGTTAGCTTCATACTCCGCATAGTTCATACCCATCTTAATCGCCACCATCGTAGTAGGCACACTAGAAGTTAAAATGATCGTATCTTTTTTAAGTCTCTTTATAAATTTAGTCGCGTCTAAAGTGACTGCTTGAGCGTTTGTTCTTAAATTTTTAATAGTCTGAGTTTTACTATCAGCTTTAAAATTTTCATAAAACGTTATGATACCAAAGTCAAAACTTCTAAACTCACACCCGTCGCTTATCTCACTGCTAGCTCCGCCTATATCGATGCAAACGATATTTTCTTGCGTTAATCCTAATCTTTTTATGGCATTTTTCACACCTAAAAATGTAAGTCTTGCTTCACGCTCACCATCAATAAGTTGAAATTTTATACCAAATTTTTGCCAAATTTCATCAAATATCTCCTGTGAGTTTTGTGCCACTCTAAACGCAGCAGTCGCTACAGCCACACAAGGTAAATTTTTAAAGTCAAACTCATCTTTTGCCATATCTAATGCTGCCATTATATTTGCTACAGCCTCCTTTCCTATCTCGCCACTTTGTTTTAAACCACGAGCTGACCCAACGATACGTTCAAAAGAGTGCATTACTTCACAGCTTCCATCGCTACGCATATGCATAAGTGCTATACGCAAGGTGTTTGAACCAAGATCTATCGATATAACCATATTCATCTCTTCCTTATATTTTTAAAACTAAAATAATATATTACAAAAATAAAAATTAAATAAAGTGCAAAATTTTAAAAACTTTAATGAATTTAAAGCTATAATATAACATTTTTCAAAAAGGAGCTTTCTTGTTTTCAAGAGACAATCTACTCGCACTCTCCGTTTTTACGATATGCACGATAGGATTCTTCGTTTGGGGCTACCAATATATACCAACAAATAACTTTATACTATTTATGATAGCAGGAATTTTTGGTATATTTATGGCATTTAATATCGGTGGAAACGATGTTGCAAATAGTTTTGGAACAAGCGTCGGTTCTAAGACCTTGACGATAAAACAAGCCCTTATAATAGCGGCTATATTTGAGCTCAGCGGTGCGATATTTGCTGGTGCAGAGGTAACAAATACCATAAGAAATGATATCATAAAATTCCCAAATAATCTTAATCCTATGCTATTTGTCATCATAATGATCTCAGCACTTCTTAGCTCAGGTCTATGGCTATTTTACGCAACAAAAAGGGGATTGCCAGTATCTACTACACACTCAATCGTCGGCGGTATCGTAGGAGCTGGCGTTATAATGGGCTATACAGTCTACGAGGGCTCAAGTCCGCTTGATATGGTTTCGTGGAGCAAGATAAGCAGCATAGCTATAAGCTGGGTCGCATCGCCAATTCTTGGCGGTATAGCTTCGTTTTTCATCTATAAATATATAAAAAGTCGTATCATAGAGCCAACTAAGACCCTTAAAATTTCATTAAAAGCACTTAAAAATGAACGTAAAATTTATAAAGAGAATTTTATAAAATCACTATCAAACAAATCGCAAGATGAACAGATAGCAACACTTTCGCGTATCGCGTTAATCGACGAAGATGATATAGAAAATACCGATTATAGTGAATATCGCTCACACATAAGAGCTATGAAAGAACGAGAAAAACAAGTCGATACTTTTAGTGCGATGAAGCGACATATACCATTTGTAGCCGGATTTGCAGCGATGATTATCTCAAGTATGATGTTATTTAAGGGACTAAAACATCTAAATTTTAATTTTAGCACCATTCAGACGCTTTGGATTGTATTTGTCATCGGTGCTTTAGCATATTTAGCAAGCCTAGCTATAATAAATGTGATGAATAAAAATGATAGTGAAAAGAGCATAAATCGTCTTTTTTCTTGGTTTCAAATTTTTACCGCATCAGCTTTTGCATTTTCACACGGAGCAAACGATATTGCAAATGCAGTAGGTCCATTCGCTGCCGTGCTTGATGTATTAAAAACTGGCTATATAAACGAAAGCTCACCAATACCATCAATAGCAATGGTAACATTTGGTATAGCTTTGGTCGTTGGATTGTGGTTCTTAGGTAAAGAGGTTATAACAACTATTGGATCAAAACTGGCTGAAATTTTACCTACAACTGGTTTTAGTGCAGAACTTGCCTCTAGTATCGTTATACTCTTTGCGACAAAACTAGGCATACCTGTTAGCTCGACGCATATCCTTATAGGTGCTGTGCTAGGTATTGGGGTGGCAAATAAAAATGCTAATTGGAATATGGTAAAGCCAATCATCTTGGCATGGATTATCACACTACCAACAGCAGCTATCTCATCAGCGGTTATTTATATGATACTTAAAACATTTTTAGGGCTTTAAATATTTTACTCCTAGCATATATTAATTTATAATATTTGCAAATACTGGCGTTAGCAATATGGCTAAAATGTATAAGTTACAACAAATATTTTATGATTATGTATTAATAAGCTTAAAATCTTGCAAGGTAAGAATAGATCAATAAATAAAGCAAGAGCGAACTTTCGCTTTGCAAATCTTTAAATATACAATTTTAAATAACTCCACATATTTCACTATCTCTTTATGATTTTGTATCAAAAGTGTGCCAAACATTAGACATTTTAATAAATATGGAAAATATCATACTCATTAAAAAGTCTGTATTTTAGGGATAAAGACACTCTAATAGTTTTATTTATATTTTAGTTGAGAATTTTATAAATTTTAAAGATAATTTTAAGCTATTTTACTAGCATTGACCTTATATAGTTAAGCTCATCTAATGCCGTTTTAAAGTCATCTGAACAAATTCTCACATCAACACGACTTGGCTTTTTGTAGACCTTATCATAATACTTTATAAGTAAAATTTCACACACTTTTGCTATGTCGCCACGCTCAAAAGCTGCATTCGCATCATCTTTAGCGTCTCGCGAAATAAATGGCGAAATTTTATTCATACATTCATAAAAAAATTTATCATCTATATTAGCATAATCACTCATTATACACTCAATACGTCTATGCAAACTAGCCGTGATCTCGACATTTACTCCACTTCTCATAGCTTCATATATGCTTGTAGGTAAAGTAAGCGAACCTATCTTTCGACTCTCGCCCTCTATAAAACAAACTTCATCTTTTAAATTTAAAAGCCTCTCAAAAAGCCCATCTTCAAAGCACTTTTGACTTGGCTGAGCTCCTGCGATTGCACCAAACACTGAACCAAGGTGATTTGCCATTTTTTCTAAATTTATGGATGGATTTAGGGCTTGAATAAGTTTCGTTTTATAGCTTCCAGTATTTCCAAAAAGTGTTATAAATTTTGTGCTACAAGGCTTATTTAAACTAGATAAAACTTGTGTCCGATATGCTTTATATCCGCCACCAAGTCGCTCTACACGGTATCCTATCATACTTAAAACTACGCCTATAGAATTTGATCGCATGCCACCCTTAGCACAGTAGATCCCTAAAAGCGAGCCAACCTTGCAAAGCTTATAAACTTGCTTTATGATATCTTGTAAATTTGCACATATGTAGCTTGCTCCCAGTGCTTTTGCATAGGCTCTATCGTGCTTGTATATTATGCCGATCTCTTGGTACTGTTTGTCGCTTAATGCATACAAATTTATGGCGTCTTTTATATGTGAATACTCAAATTCACGCGGTGACCTTGCGTCTATTATTATTGCATAATTATTACGTCTACCTAGCCACTCATCAACACAAAGATCACGCAAGCTCACCAAATGCCCTTTTTAGCTTCTCAAACAATGGATGAAACGGCACGCCATTTACACGCACATCGGCGATAGTCGTGATAAAATTTGTATCCCTATTCCAACGAGGCACAAGATGATAATGTACGTGCTCAGCTATCCCAGCACCAGCAGCAGCTCCGAGATTCATACCGATATTTACCCCCTCAGCCCTTAGCTCACGCTTTAAAATTTGAACTCCACAACGCACAAAATAACTCATCTCTTGCCAAGTTGTCTCATCTAGATCTTCGATTTTATCTGTATGTTTAAATGGTATCACCATAAAATGCCCAGGCGAATATGGAAATAGATTCATTACACAAAAGCAGTGCTTAGCACGAAAAAGCACACCTGTTTTATCGTCATCTTCTGGGCGATTTATCACATCACAAAATACGCAACCATCGACTTTTTGACTAAAATACTCACTTCTCCAAGGTGCACAAATATGTTGCATTATCTCCCCTCCTTTATTTGTTTGACAGCATCTAAGATATTTTCACATCTCATAAAATGCTCACCTATCAAAAACGCATCAACACCAATTTTATTTAAATTTAAAAGCTGTTCATATTTTTCCAATCCGCTTTCTGCAACTATTATTTTGCCCTGCGGAAGTAGAGGTATGAGCTTCTCACAAAGGCTCATATCCATACTAAAATCATCTAAATTTCGGTGATTAATGCCAATTATATTTGCTCCTGCATAGACCGCCTTTTTTACATCATCTACATCGTGCGTCTCAACAAGCACTTCAAGCCCCAAATTAAAAGCGTATTCTAATAGCTCCTTTAACTCACGCGAACTTAAGGCTTTTGCGATAAGAAGTATAAAGTCAGCACCATAAACAAGTGCTTCTAAAATTTGATACTTATCCACGATAAAATCCTTGCGAAGTAGCGGAGAACCACAATACCTGCGAATTTGAGTGATAAACTCTACATTGCCCTTAAACCAATGCGGCTCAGTCAGAACACTAATAGCGTTTGCACCGCTAGTCTCATACTCTTTTGCGATTACTATTGGCTCAAAATTTTCACGTATCACGCCTCTGCTTGGACTTGCCTTTTTTACTTCAGCTATTATGCGTAGTGGCTCATCGGCAGTACTTTTTAATACACTTATGACATCCCGTGGAACATATGGATTAAAAGCCAACGAGCGTCCCAGCCACTCCATTGGAAAGTCTATTTTGCGTTTTTCTAAGTCCTGTTTTGTTCTCTTTATTATCTCATCAAGTATCATTTTGCTAACCTTTTATCTAAATTTATTATGCAATTTCGTATATCATGCAGATGTTTTTGAGCCTCTTGAGAGCCTGAAAATTCGCTATCTTCCATAGCTTTTAGCATTATACTTTTAGCCTTTTTACACTCTCCAAGTTTAAAATATCCCCAAGCGAGTGAGTCTTGATAGTAAGGAGAGTTTGGCTCTAGCTCTAACGCTTTTTCAACTAGTCCTATGCCCTTTCTCACGTCTATGCCACGATCTATCAGCAAGTAACCATAGTAGTTTAGATATATGGCATTATCAAGCTTAACGACACTTGATTCAAAATTTGCTATTACATTTTGAAGTTGTTTTTCATTGATGTTTTCCCTGTGCATCTCGTATTCATATATTGCCATAAGTGCGAGCAACTCGACATCACGAGTTTGATTATAAAGCTTTGCTGCTAATACATACGCATCACCATAGTTTGACATCGCGACATAAAGTTGCATAAGCATTTTTTCATTATAGTTATGCTTTTTAAGAAATTCTATCGCACCTTTTATATCTTTTTTATAAACAAAAATTTCAACCGCCTTATCAAGATAACTACTATCCAAACTAATCTCATAGAGTTTTTCATATATCTGTATCATATTATCTAGCTCACCGCGAGATAGATATTGATCTAACAATATCCCACAAACTGCTATAGTGCAGCCATTTTCTTGCCTAAAATCTTCAAGATACTTCAATGCCTCATTTTGGTTATCAAGGCGATTTAACAATACATCAGCTATACGCAAAACGCTATCTTCACTTTTGCTTAAAGAATAAGCCTCTTCAAAGTATTTAAGTGCCATTATACTATCATTTTCAAGCATACATATTGTACCTAATATTATGATATTTTGGACGCTTGGTTCACGAGTGACAAGATCTTTAATTATCTGACGTGCTATACTAAAACGCTTATGATTGACAAAATCAGCAACCTTTATACGTATAAAATCACTATCTTCTTTTAACACCTTGCTGCTAATTTTTAAAAGCCTATCAAAGTCTTTATCCTGCGAAACAAATGCAAGTTTTAATGCCTCTTTTAAATATGTGTTATGCTTTGTTTCGTTATAAAGCCCCTCATAAACAACTATCGCACTCCGTGTATCTCCGCTATCTTGAAACATCAGTGCTTGCATTATCTTTAAATCTTCATCTTCATTTGCAAATACAACCTTGATAAAAACAGCAAAAATAATATAAAATTTTATAAAAATCTTACGCCGATACATTCTTTCTCAAGTTCCTTTAAATTTGTTAAAAAATATTCCCAAAATGGAAAACTCACGCACTGCGACGGACGATACTCGTAAATACTGCAGTTTTTATTAATCTCATCAAAAAATACACAAGCAAAACCGCCATTATAGGACTTCTCTTTTATGCTATATTTTGCTCCGACATTTATCAAAAACTCTCGCCTAAACTCATCTATATTTAAATTTAAATGTTGGCTTAAAGTAGCCATCTCTTCCTCGTCTATCCATATATAGCCACTCTCACCAGTGCAACACTTGCCACCACAACTGTCACAAAAACTTGTATCAAATTCATAACAAAACCCTTGCTGCTTTATCACTGCCATAGCTCACTCTTTGTCTGTGCTTTACTAAAAATTCGCTTTGCCTCATCACTAAAATCATCTCCGCACATCATAAAAAGTGGTGGTGCAATCTTACACTTTGAATGAGATGACTTTTTAACGTGAAATATAACCAGATTTGCGTCTTTATTTGCTTTTGAATGGATAAATTTAAT
It contains:
- a CDS encoding GspE/PulE family protein, encoding MNATKITLLKTLEQNGLISPQMALELENLQSTKLIEFLSKKGVSENEIISNLAELYKQGHVDINDIANDLCIDIKSFLKQVCEKFKLDFIDLDDIDIDYRICESLSVNQLRNYGALPIKDDDINVYVAFKNPFDFIAQDKIQNLFSQKLLKVICANPNQIEKYTTKLAINENIKDIITDIRKELSSSANSSNTQNSGILNLIDVILKTAIQSHASDIHIEPTPTNCIIRSRIDGMLSETFIFDKDIYPPLLSRIKLLCNMDITERRKPQDGRFSTQILDKEYDFRISTLPILNGESVVIRILDKSKVIINLENLGMNEKNFIKFKKAMSEPYGIILVTGPTGSGKTTTLYGALNDIKNVKTKIITIEDPIEYQLNMIQQVAVNEKTGLSFVSALRSILRQDPDIIMIGEIRDQETLRIAIQSALTGHLVFSTLHTNDAISALPRMIDMGIEPYLVSGALICIQAQRLIRKLCPHCKQKITLPHDTFKRLEGYLPQNYQFYAHVGCPRCAQTGYIGREMISEVLPVTDKLQSLIANNANKDELKRAAYEEGFVDIFSDGILCAARGITTIEEVYRVAKI
- a CDS encoding type II secretion system F family protein, coding for MKIFNLECENDGKHHKITLKTDNKFDTKSLATINNRGTITKIATSKPIAIAQNSKILQNFLSPKIKLPSLIATIRQLSVMSNAGISIHDSIKEVVNSSDDKQLKQTFKHINDELNQGLSLSSAVLSYRQELGDICISMVRLGESTGNIANAFEKLANILDELWQNQQKFKKAIRYPILVITTIIVAFIIMMIAVVPKFREIFEQLNAELPLPTQILLFTQSFISDYGAFILIILVVSGAFIRNLYLKDELFHAKIDTFLLKVYLIGKIIFYSNMSRFHLIFTELVRAGLPITNALDTAIMTLSNAKLKTKLNSVKILIRRGISLTDAFKQTKLYEGMLIQMIGAGEQSGSLDSMLEKISEYYKVKFNEIVDNISSYIEPILLIFITIMVLILSLGIFMPMWDMAQAVKS
- a CDS encoding PAS domain-containing protein; the encoded protein is MMQSKEQKVDANAFLVSKTDTTGKITYCNEPFLKIVGARQSELLGKPHNIVRHPDMPRVIFKFLWEYIKNKREIFAYVKNRSFDGSFYWVFANITASLDNNGKIVGYYSVRRKPNEKALQIIEPLYKQLKSAEQNGGIEASQMELEKFLAQKQTTYDEFVNKLQRLI
- a CDS encoding GatB/YqeY domain-containing protein, which translates into the protein MSIREQILSDIKEAMKAKDEFVRDTLRTVNAALKQVEVDQRIQMSDEVVLPLLQKEIKKRQDSVELYLKGDRKDLANKEQKEIDIISKYLPKQLNDDELNAKILAIIASIGASSIKDLGVVMKSAKETIGVSADAKRISEIAKKLLA
- a CDS encoding disulfide bond formation protein DsbA; this encodes MNMVISIDLGSNTLRIALMHMRSDGSCEVMHSFERIVGSARGLKQSGEIGKEAVANIMAALDMAKDEFDFKNLPCVAVATAAFRVAQNSQEIFDEIWQKFGIKFQLIDGEREARLTFLGVKNAIKRLGLTQENIVCIDIGGASSEISDGCEFRSFDFGIITFYENFKADSKTQTIKNLRTNAQAVTLDATKFIKRLKKDTIILTSSVPTTMVAIKMGMNYAEYEANQINGSELKFYDFIELCEWIFRLDDVSADIAVGTNRRMPLIAGMILFEQILKDETAKLIVIDDGLREGVGVEYLYSAKFKG
- a CDS encoding inorganic phosphate transporter, with translation MFSRDNLLALSVFTICTIGFFVWGYQYIPTNNFILFMIAGIFGIFMAFNIGGNDVANSFGTSVGSKTLTIKQALIIAAIFELSGAIFAGAEVTNTIRNDIIKFPNNLNPMLFVIIMISALLSSGLWLFYATKRGLPVSTTHSIVGGIVGAGVIMGYTVYEGSSPLDMVSWSKISSIAISWVASPILGGIASFFIYKYIKSRIIEPTKTLKISLKALKNERKIYKENFIKSLSNKSQDEQIATLSRIALIDEDDIENTDYSEYRSHIRAMKEREKQVDTFSAMKRHIPFVAGFAAMIISSMMLFKGLKHLNFNFSTIQTLWIVFVIGALAYLASLAIINVMNKNDSEKSINRLFSWFQIFTASAFAFSHGANDIANAVGPFAAVLDVLKTGYINESSPIPSIAMVTFGIALVVGLWFLGKEVITTIGSKLAEILPTTGFSAELASSIVILFATKLGIPVSSTHILIGAVLGIGVANKNANWNMVKPIILAWIITLPTAAISSAVIYMILKTFLGL
- the mnmH gene encoding tRNA 2-selenouridine(34) synthase MnmH, with amino-acid sequence MSLRDLCVDEWLGRRNNYAIIIDARSPREFEYSHIKDAINLYALSDKQYQEIGIIYKHDRAYAKALGASYICANLQDIIKQVYKLCKVGSLLGIYCAKGGMRSNSIGVVLSMIGYRVERLGGGYKAYRTQVLSSLNKPCSTKFITLFGNTGSYKTKLIQALNPSINLEKMANHLGSVFGAIAGAQPSQKCFEDGLFERLLNLKDEVCFIEGESRKIGSLTLPTSIYEAMRSGVNVEITASLHRRIECIMSDYANIDDKFFYECMNKISPFISRDAKDDANAAFERGDIAKVCEILLIKYYDKVYKKPSRVDVRICSDDFKTALDELNYIRSMLVK
- a CDS encoding HIT family protein encodes the protein MQHICAPWRSEYFSQKVDGCVFCDVINRPEDDDKTGVLFRAKHCFCVMNLFPYSPGHFMVIPFKHTDKIEDLDETTWQEMSYFVRCGVQILKRELRAEGVNIGMNLGAAAGAGIAEHVHYHLVPRWNRDTNFITTIADVRVNGVPFHPLFEKLKRAFGELA